A section of the Brienomyrus brachyistius isolate T26 unplaced genomic scaffold, BBRACH_0.4 scaffold47, whole genome shotgun sequence genome encodes:
- the dnajb14 gene encoding dnaJ homolog subfamily B member 14: MEGNRDEAEKCINIATKAFEAGDKEKALKFLNKAEKLYPTEKAKALLDVLTKNGHSAGNGAYCRRPASSPNGDPPRPQSESQEAAGGDTAKAFSKEQTEGVQKIKKCKDYYEVLGVAKDAGEEELKKAYRKLALKFHPDKNHAPGATEAFKKIGNAYAVLSNPAKRKQYDLTGGEEPASSGHAHGNFDFHRGFEADITPEDLFNMFFGGGFPSSSAHTFTNGPTQYSQHHSNHTRQERQERGDGGFSMFIQLMPIVVLILVSILSQLMVSNPPYSLYSRPSTGQTVKRQTENLHIDYYVTRDFRSEYKGTTLQKVEKNVEDEYISNVRNNCWKEKQTKTDLLYAAKVYRDERLRRKAELMSMDNCKELERLNNLYRGG; the protein is encoded by the exons ATGGAAGGGAACAGGGATGAAGCAGAGAAATGTATTAATATAGCAACTAAAGCCTTTGAAGCTGGGGATAAGGAGAAGGCTTTGAAATTCCTAAATAAAGCGGAGAAACTATATCCAACCGAAAAAGCGAAGG CGCTGTTGGATGTGCTGACGAAGAACGGCCACTCGGCGGGGAACGGGGCCTACTGCAGGCGGCCGGCGAGCAGCCCCAACGGGGACCCGCCCCGGCCCCAGAGCGAGAGCCAGGAGGCTGCTGGAGGAGACACAGCCAAGGCCTTCAGCAAGGAGCAGACAGAAGGGGTGCAGAA GATTAAGAAGTGCAAGGACTACTATGAGGTTCTGGGTGTCGCCAAGGACGCCGGGGAGGAGGAGCTGAAGAAAGCCTACAGGAAGCTGGCGCTCAAGTTCCACCCGGACAAGAATCACGCACCCGGAGCCACGGAGGCCTTCAAAA AGATCGGCAATGCCTACGCGGTGCTCAGCAACCCAGCCAAGCGGAAGCAGTACGACCTGACGGGAGGGGAGGAGCCAGCCAGCTCGGGCCACGCCCACGGAAACTTCGACTTCCACCGGGGCTTCGAGGCGGACATCACCCCTGAGGACCTGTTCAACATGTTTTTCGGAGGCGGTTTCCCATCCT CGAGTGCCCACACATTCACTAATGGCCCGACGCAGTACAGTCAGCACCACAGCAACCACACGAGGCAGGAGAGGCAGGAGAGGGGAGAT GGTGGCTTCTCCATGTTCATCCAGCTAATGCCCATCGTGGTGCTGATCCTGGTGTCCATCTTGAGTCAGCTGATGGTGTCCAATCCTCCATACAGCCTCTACTCCAGACC GTCCACAGGGCAGACCGTCAAGCGGCAGACGGAGAACCTGCATATAGATTACTACGTCACCAGGGACTTCCGTTCTGAGTACAAGGGGACGACTCTGCAGAAGGTTGAGAAGAACGTCGAGGATGAGTACATCTCCAACGTCCGAAACAACTGCTGGAAGGAGAAGCAAACAA aaACGGACCTGCTGTACGCCGCCAAGGTCTACAGAGATGAGAGGCTGCGCAGGAAGGCAGAGCTTATGAGCATGGACAACTGCAAAGAGCTAGAGAGACTGAACAACTTATACCGTGGTGGATGA
- the snapc3 gene encoding snRNA-activating protein complex subunit 3: protein MAEAGGHVGGSEDENVPTYENVDVNSKIFRVGGFGRLWTEKLRPSDLSFQDGDEDAEDAAFALDMGITPQTMSEIKEICSPSTLKSGTETAQTELVPAEPILRTLRLRKRRQDYQETLQRDFSDRQNMHASELEGLAAGKKPMDPKYLVPEGEIILSVNVLYPAIFQRFRFTRQHQTLRVLGSQKLTQLRDAICCVSDLQVSGEFSSTPDMVPEFISKDLYKSAFFFFEGVFYNDLRYPECIDLSKTIVDWTKSHDFPPFQSRKMEETSFSDLRLKVGYPYLYCHQGDCEHVVLIADVRMAHQDDCLDMNLYPLLAYKHRVKTRKCSVCHMYISRWITTNDSLAPMDPCLFCEQCFRLLHYDKQGNKLCNFLAYPYVDPGAFN, encoded by the exons ATGGCGGAGGCTGGTGGTCATGTTGGTGGGTCTGAAGACGAAAACGTGCCGACTTACGAGAATGTCGATGTGAACAGCAAAATATTTCGTGTGGGCGGCTTCGGGCGCCTGTGGACCGAGAAGCTGCGACCGTCCGACTTGTCTTTCCAGGACGGCGACGAGGACGCGGAGGATGCCGCCTTTGCGCTAGACATGGGAATCACCCCGCAGACGATGAGCGAGATCAAGGAGATCTGCAG CCCCAGTACATTAAAATCTGGTACTGAGACCGCGCAGACCGAACTTGTGCCGGCCGAGCCGATCCTGCGGACCTTACG ACTGCGGAAAAGGAGACAGGATTACCAAGAAACCCTTCAGAGAGATTTTAGTGACCGACaaaacatgcatgctagtgAATTG GAGGGGTTAGCAGCTGGGAAAAAACCCATGGACCCTAAATACCTGGTCCCAGAGGGCGAGATCATCCTCAGTGTCAACGTTCTGTACCCTGCTATATTCCAGAGG TTCCGTTTCACAAGGCAGCACCAGACGCTGCGAGTCCTGGGTTCGCAGAAGCTGACGCAGCTGCGAGACGCCATCTGCTGTGTCAGCGACCTGCAAGTGAGCGGGGAGTTCAGCAGCACGCCCGACATGGTGCCCGAGTTTATCAGCAAG GATCTCTACAAGTCGGCTTTCTTTTTCTTCGAAGGGGTGTTTTACAATGACCTCCGGTACCCAGAGTGCATTGACTTAAGCAA GACCATAGTGGACTGGACAAAGTCTCATGACTTCCCACCCTTCCAGTCAAGGAAGATGGAAGAGACGTCGTTCAGTGACTTGAGGCTGAAGGTTGGCTACCCGTACCTGTACTGCCACCAGGGGGACTGTGAGCATGTTGTGCTTATTGCAGACGTACG GATGGCCCACCAGGATGACTGCCTGGACATGAATCTGTATCCCCTCCTTGCCTACAAGCACAGGGTTAAGACCCGGAAATGCTCAGTCTGTCATATGTATATCAGCAG ATGGATAACCACCAACGACAGCCTGGCCCCTATGGACCCCTGTCTCTTCTGCGAGCAGTGTTTCCGCTTGCTACACTACGACAAGCAGGGCAACAAACTCTGCAACTTCCTGGCTTACCCCTACGTGGACCCAGGGGCCTTCAACTGA